The following is a genomic window from Mycolicibacterium sp. TY81.
GCGTACGGTCGAGGCGTGGAGACGAATGTCGAGACAGCAGGCGTCGGCGCACGGATCAAGGCCATGGCAGGCTGGGCGGCCGCACGCACCCGCAAGACCAGCCCATCGCCACTTTTGCCGTGCTGGGAAGCCCCGCCGGCGCAGTACGGCGTCGGAGTGCACCACAACGTGGCAGTGCCGATGAGCGACGGCATCTCGCTGCGGGTGGATATCCACTATCCGACCGACCCGGCGACGGGCGAGGCCGCTGCCGGCCCTTTCCCCGTGCTGCTATCGATGACGCCGTACGGCAAGAAGGCGCCCCCGCCGGCCGCCCAGATCGGTGGTGGCGCAACGCCGTACCTGATCCGTCGCGGCTACATCGAGGTGATGGTCGACGTGCGGGGCACCGGAGTTTCGGGCGGGTCTTTCGAGATGCTCGGGCCCGAGCAGGTGCAGGACGGCGTCGACCTGGTGAATTGGGCTGCGACGCTGCCTAATTCGAATGGCCGCGTCGGCATGTTCGGCATCTCGTATCTGGCCATCAATCAACTCATGACGGCCGCCGCGGTGGGTCCCGGCTCGCCGCTGAAGGCGATCTTCCCGGCGATGGCCGCCAACGATTTCTACCGCGACGTCGTCACCATGGGTGGCGTCCCGCACATGCGTACGGTTCGCGCCTACGGTGCCACCTACTCGCTGTTGAACGTGATCAACCCGGCACTGGAGTTCGCCCATCGCGGTAGCCATGAAAGGCCCAGGGCCGGTGGCATTTCCGCGGTGCGCCAGCGCGGCCGCGACCAGCGCAGCTATTTCAAGAGCCTGATCAAGGACGCCATCGGTGGCGGCGACACCGCATTCGACGGCACGTTCTGGGACACCATGCGCCCCGCGGACGTGGTGCCGAAGATCGCCGAGAACGGGGTCGCGGTGTTTCTGGTGGCCGGCTGGCATGACGCGTTCCAGCGCGGCGCGCCCTTGAACTATGCGGCGTTGCAGAACACGTTCGCCGGCCGTCCCGCCGACGCAGCCATGACCGCCGACCAGCCCGTCTCCGACAAGTTCCAGCTCATGGCGGGTCCCTGGTACCACGTCTCGGATCTCGACGGGCAGCATCTGCAGGCCTTGCAGCTGCGCTGGTTCAACCGCTGGCTCAAAGACGACGACACCGCGGCCGTCATCGGTGCGCCGGTGCGGTTCCAGGCGATCGGCAGCCCGAAGTGGTTCCACACCAATGCCTATCCGTTCCCGGAGGCCACCCCGACGCGGCTGTACCTGGGCCTGGGCGGCGGCCTGCATGCCACCTCATCGGCGGACGAGTCGACCGCCACGCTCCAATACCTCTCTCGCGGACCGGTTTCCGGACGCAGCCTCGAGCAGTGGAGCCTCGGCATGGGCAGTTTCATGGTGTCGCAGACGGGCCGCAGCGTCCGGTACGACCAGGACAACTCCCGGCTGCAGCGCGACGCACTGACCTACACCAGCGAGGCGTTCGACACCGAACAGCTGCTCGCCGGTCCGGTCGGCCTCACGATCTACGCTACCGCCGACCGCACCGAAACCCTGTGGGTGGCGCACCTGGACGACGTCTCCCCTGACGGTGTCAGCCGGCCGCTGACACAGGGCGCGCTCCTGGGGTCGCATCGTGCCCTCGACCCCGAGGCCAGCTGGCTCCTGCCCGACGGCACCGTGCTACGACCGCAACACATCAGCACCAAGGCTGCCGCCGAGCCCGTCGTGCCCGGTGAATTGACTCGCTACGACATCGAGGTGTTCCCGACCGCGGCGCTCCTCGCCCCGGGCCACCGGTTGCGGCTGACGCTGACGACGTACGACTTCCCGCATCTGGTGCCGACCCGCCCGCAGCGGACAGCACTGGCGGGCGGGACGTATCGGATTTCTCAAGGGGGCGTACACGCTTCGCACCTCGTGGTGCCGTTGGCCGACCCGGCGACCATGGCGCAGCCCTAGTCGCGAGCAGACGCAAAACTGTCGTTTTCACGTCGAAAACGACAGTTTTGTGTCTGCTCGCGGGAAACCCTTAGCCCAGGAAGCGCTGCGTGTAGGGCGCGAAGCGGGCCTTCAGGTCATCGGGGTCGAGGCCGAACATCTCGCACGACGTCTCGACCCGACCCAGCCGGCCGCGCTGGTGGCCGGCGAGGTAGTCCGCCATCGCGGCGCGCTCGGTGTCCGAAAGTTGTTCCTCCGCAAGGGCGAAGACGCTCTCTGCGGCGCCGAGATCGTCGGCCATGAAATCGTCGAAGCGGATGTCGATGGAGCGGTCCCGGCCGATGATGTCCCGGTCCCGGACCAGCCCGGCAAGCATGTGCTCCAGTCGCTGCACCCAGTACGACGCGATGTATTCGACGGGAACCGTGCTGCGATGCATACGCGCCGAGTAGGTGAGCATCGCGATCATCGACAGCACCACCGGAACCGGATCGCGGTGCGTGAAAACACCAACCACACCGGGTAATTCGGCATTGAGCACCGGCAGCTGCTCGAGATGCTGCGGCGACTTGAGCAGCCAGCGCCGGCCGCCGCGCAGGAACTGCAGGGCCTTGAGCTGGGTCACCATGTGCCGGTAGTGCGGCGTCTGGTCATGGGATTCGTAGTAGTCGCGCCATGCGGGCACGTCGGCCAGCGTCTCGAAGTACATCGTGGAAAAGTCGTTGGCCAGCAACTGGATTTCCTCGTGCACGTGGTCGGTGGTCATCTCGTGCATCAGCGGGAAATGCGGCATGACGATGTTCATCACGTTGACCGCGACGTCCATCCGGGTGCGCCGCGGGTCCGGCTCGATACCGGCCTCGGACGCCAGCGGGAACGGCTCCATCGACTCCCAGTACGGCAGGGTCCGGAAGGTTCCGGCGGCGGCCAGCAGGTTGTGTAGGTGCGTGGTCCCGGTGCGCGGCAGCCCGACGATCACCACCGGGGGCAGCAGTTCGATGTCGTGAATCTCGGGGTGTCGCTTCAACAAATCGGTGAGCAGCAGCCGATTCTTCAACAGCTGCAGCAGTTGGCCGTAGAAGTTCACGACGCCGGGGCCGTTGAGGCCGTCGATCTGCCGGAGCGCGCCCAGCAGCACCTCGAGGCGTTCGCGGTAGTCGGTGGCGCCGAAGTCGTCGAGGCCAGTGTCGGCGCTCGCCTTGGCGTGCAGCGCGTCCGCGTCGAGCGGACAGTCCGCCGCCATCATCGTCATCATGTCGCGGAACTGCTGCGCCTCGGCTGTGAAGGTCGGATAGGCCAGGTCATCGAGCCGGACAACGTCTGTGGTGTCAGTCACACTACTTATGTTACTATGAGTTTCGTAATGGCGAAAGAACTTGGTAGACCCCGTGATCGGCGCATCGACGACGCCGTACTGGATGCGACCGTGCAGCTCCTCGGCGAAGTCGGTTATGCCGCCCTGTCGGTAGATGCCATCGCCAAGCAGGCCGGCACCAGCAAGCCGGCGATCTACCGGCGCTGGCCCAGCAAGGCCCACCTCGTCCACGAGGCCGCATTCCCCGCCGGTGTCGCCACGGAACTGCCCGACACCGGCTCTCTCGAAGGCGATGTCCGGGCCATGGTCCGCGGCACCGTGGCGGTGCTCAGCACCCCGGCGGCCCGCGCTGCGCTCCCTGGACTGCTCGGCGAGATGACCGCCGACGCCACCCTGCACAACGCGCTGCTGGATCGATTCGCCGACGCGCTGGGTCCCGGATTGCACGCCCGCCTCGATGCCGCCGCGGCCCGCGGGGAACTCCGCGCCGACGTCAACGCCACCGACCTGACCGAGGTCATCACCGGCATCGCCCTGCTCGCCGCCCTCACGCGGAGCGCCGCCCCCGATGACGACTGGATAGACCGCAACACCACACTGATCCTGAAAGGTATTGGCGCATGACCGAATCCGCTGCCGCATGGCGGGAACTCCTCGACACGCTTCGCGAGCTCGACACCTCCTTCCTGGAGGGCCCGCGCGCCGTCACCGACGACCGCCAGATCGCCGACGGTTACCGGATGCTCGCGACCGGACTCGGCGTCGCCCTCGACTGCTATCTGTTCCCCGAGCCGGGTCGGCCGCAGTTCGTGGCCGTCAACACCCCGACGCGGCACGACCGCCGCTGGGGCGGCGACAACACCGACGCCTACTACCACATGTGCCCCGTCGACCCGGAGCGCAAATACCGAATCTTCGGCAACAAGGGCGACAGCGTCTACCTCTCGCTGACCGCATACAACGAGCCCTCGCCCGGCGCCTGGTCCAACCGCGTCGTCGCGATAATCCGTGACAGTGATATCGAATTCGACGACGACGGCAACTTCTCCTTCGAGCTCGGACCCCTGCCCGACGCGGCCGTCTTCCTCACGCGCGACTACCAGGCCGACCCGACGACGGGACGTCCGGTCAGCTGGAACATCGAGGCACTCGATCCCCCGGAGCCGTTCCGGCACAGCGACGCCGCGACGGCCGCCGCGCTGCGGTCCAGCGCCACCTGGATCAGGACGCTGTTCGCCATCATGCCGATGCCGGTGGGCACCCGAGCCGTCGACGAAGCCAGCCTCGGACACGAAACCGCCCATCGGGCCAATGAATTCGCCGCGCCCTATCAGGTGCCGGACGCCAACTTCGGCTGGTCGGCGCGCGACGCCTGCTATTCATACGGCAGCTTCGTGCTCGCCGAGGACGAAGCCCTGGTGATCACCCACCGTCCGCCGGCCTGCCGGTTCTGGAACCTGGTGGTGTGGAACCAGTTCATGGCCACCCCCGGTGCCAGTGACGCGCGGAGCTCACTCAACGGCTACAGCGCGGTGCCCAATTCGGATGGCACGGTGACGGTCGTGCTGTCCCGCGGTACCACCGCGCATCCGAATTCGCTTACCACGCTGGACTATCCGCAGGGCAACCTGGCGTTCCGCTGGTTCCTGACAGACCAGGTGCCGGACCGCCCCGAGGTGCAGCTCGTCAAGATCGCCGACGCCCCCACGTCACCTTCCTGAGGGATTTGTGCACGATTTTCCGCGCCGACCGCGGAAAATCGTGCACAAATCACGGGACGACGGCGTCGATGGCCCGGTAGATCCGCTGCTCGCTGACCGGCCGTGGGGTGCCCAGCTGCTGGGCCCACAGGCTGACACGGAGTTCCTCGATCTGCCGGGCGATGTCGCGGACGTCGTCGCCTTGGCAACGTAGTGGCGAAAGCGCCTGCCGCAGTTCGTTGTACGCGTCCTCGACGGCGTGGACGCGGTCCATCCGTTCGCGGTCTGCCGCCGGCGCTTGCGGCAGGCGCTCCAAGCGTCGGCCGATGGCGGTCAGGTAGCGGGTCAGGTCGGCCAGGTGGGTCACGCCCGTCGCCGCGACGAATCCGACCGGCAGCAGCCGGGCCAATTGGGCGCGGATATCGGCGACGGCGTCGGCCTGGAGCGCAGAAGGCTTGTCGGGCAACGCAACCTGCGCGGCGTGCGCGGCGGTCAACACGCGCTCGACGCGGCCGACGACGTCGAGTGTCGTCGGGACCAGCTTGGCTGCGACGGTATCGCGCAGCGCCGTGAAGTCCACCGCGGTCCACACCGGCTTGGGCGCCAACACCCGCACCGCGGCGTCGGCGCAGTCTTCGAGCAGCGCAGCCAGGCTGCCGTCAGGATTGCTCGACAGCGACAGGCGCGCGCGGGGATTGAGGCCGCGCTCGGCAGCCTTGACCGGTGATGGCGCCGCGAGTCGCAGCAGCCGGCGCAGCCCGGGGCCCATGGCCGCGGCCTGCTCGGCCGCCGTCGGGAAGACCCGGATGTCCACTGCCGCACCGGTATCCACGAACGCCGGGAATCCGCGCACGGTGTGGCCGCCGGCCGAGCTCTCCACAGTGCGGGGCAGCTCGGCGAGGTCGTCCGGCCAGGCCTTGAGGCCGGTACGTTGCAGATCGCCCGCGACGGCGCCGGCGACCGCCTGGCGCACCGACCCGGCCAACTTGTCGTGCAGCGCGCCCAGGTCCTTGCCGCGCGCCACCTCGGTGCCGTCTTTCTCGACGGCGAAGGTGACCCGCAGGTGGTCCGGAATCTTGCTCAGGTCGAAGGCGTCGATCGGTACCAGAATGCCGCTGCGCCTCCGCAATTCACGCTGCAGCTCCTCGAGCAGTGAGCCGTCTCCAGGATTGAGGTCCGGCAGCACCGCCCGCGCGGTGTCGGGCGCGGGCACGAAGTTGCGGCGCAGGTCCTTGGGCAACGATTTGATCAGCGCGGTGACCAGCTCTTCCCGCAGCGCGGGAACCTGCCACGCGAAACCGTCGCCGCCGAGCCGGGCCAGCACCTCGACCGGAACGTGAACCGTCACACCGTCGTCGGCCGCGCCGGGCTCGAACCGGTAGCTCAACGGCAGCGACAGGTCACCGGTTTGCCAGGTGTCGGGCTGGTCGGCGTCGGTGTCGGTGCGCAGCAGGTCGTCGCGCGTCATGGTCAGCAGGTCCGGCGTCACATGCCGCTGCTTCTTCCACCAGGTGTCGAAATGCCGTGCCGACACCGCGCTTTCGGGGACTCGCTGGTCGTAGAAGGCGTAGACCTCGTCATCGCCGGCCAGCAGATCCCGGCGCCGGGCGCGCTCCTCCAGCTCTTCCAGTTCGGTTCGCAGGCGCGTGTTGTCGCGGAAGAAGTGGTGCCGCGTCTGCCAGTCACCTTCGACCAGCGCGTGCCGGATGAACAGCTCGCGCGTGACTACGGGGTCCACCTGCGCGTACCCGACCCGACGGCGCGGCACCAGCGGGAGCCCGTAGAGCGTCACCCGCTCGAACGCCATGACCGCACCGCGGCGGGCATCCCAGTGCGGCTCGCTGAAGGTGCGCTGCAACAGATCTCCGGCGACCCGCTCGACGGTCTCCGGTTCGATGCGCGCCGCGATACGGCCGAACAGCCGGCTCGTCTCCACCAGATCCGCGACGACGATCCACCGCGGCGGCTTCTTCGTCAGCACCGAGCCCGGCGCCAGCACGAATCGCGAGTTGCGGGCGCCCTGGTAGTCGCGCGTCTCACCTTCTCGCAACCCGACGTGCGACAACAGCCCGGCGGTCAGCGCGGTGTGGATGCGCAGCGGGTCGGCGTCGTCGCCCGACTCCCGGATGCCGAGATCGCCGGCGATGCTGCGCAATTGGCCGACCAGGTCCTGCCATTCCCGAATCCGCAGGTAGTGCAGGAATTCGTCGCGGCACATCCGGCGGAAGGCGCTGCCGGACAACTGGTTCCGCTGCTCGCGCAGGTAGTTCCACAAGTTCAGATAGGAGATGAAGTCCGAATGTTCGTCGGCGAACCGCGCGTGCTTCTGCCGCGCGGCCTCTTCCCGGTCGGACGGCCGCTCCCGTGGGTCCGGAATCGACAGTGCGGCGGCCAGGATCAGCACCTCACGTACGCAGCCTTCGGTGTCGGCCTGCAGGATCATCCGGCCGACGCGCGGGTCCAGCGGCAGGCGGGCCAGTCGGCGACCGACGTCGGTGATGGCGCCCTTCGCGTCGAAAGCGCCCAATTCCTGGAGCAATTGGATGCCGTCGCGAATGCTGCGCGCATCCGGCGGGTCCAGGAACGGGAACGCCTCGATGTCGCCCAGTCCCAGTGCCGCCATCTGCAGAATGACCGCGCCGAGGTTGGTGCGCAGAATCTCGGGGTCGGTGTACCGGGGTCGGCTCGCGAAGTCCTCTTCCGAGTACAACCGGATGCACACACCGGGTGCGGTACGGCCCGACCGGCCGGACCGCTGTGCGGCCGACGCCTGTGAGATGGGTTCGATCGGCAGCCTCTGCACCTTGGTTCGCCGGCTGTAGCGGGAGATGCGCGCTGTGCCGGGGTCGACGACGTACCGGATGCCCGGCACGGTCAGCGAGGTCTCGGCGACGTTGGTGGCCAACACGATCCGGCGCGGTCCGCCCGGCTTGGCGGTGAAGACCTTCTGCTGGTCCGCGGTCGGCAACCGGGCGTACAGCGGCAGGATCTCGGTCGGGAAGGTGTCACCCGACAATGCGTCCCGCAAAGCCTCTGCGGTGTCCCGGATGTCGCGCTCACCGGACAGGAAGACCAGCACGTCGCCCGCCGGTTCGGATTCCAGTTCGCGCACCGCGTCGACGATGGCCTCGGTCTGGTCGCGCGGCTCGGTGCGGACGATCTCGTGGTCTGGGTCGTCCGGGTCATCGCTGTCGTCCACCGCGACGGGGACTTCCAGTGGCCGGTAACGGATTTCGACGGGGTACGTGCGGCCGGAGACCTCGACGATCGGCGCGTCATAGAAGTGTTTGGCGAATCGCTCGGGCTCGATGGTCGCCGACGTCACGATGACCTTCAGGTCCGGTCGGCGCGGCAGCAACTCGCGCAGATACCCGAGCAGGAAGTCGATGTTGAGGCTGCGTTCGTGGGCCTCGTCGAGGATCAGTGTGTCGTACCGCAGCAGTCGCCGGTCCCTCTGAATCTCGGCGAGCAGAATGCCGTCGGTCATCAGTTTGACGAGGGTCGAGTCGCTGGCCTGATCGGTGAACCGCACCGTGTAGCCGATGGCCCCGCCCAGTGCCGTGCCGGTTTCGTCGGCGATGCGCTGCGCCACCGTGCGCGCGGCCAGCCGCCGTGGCTGGGTGTGCCCGATGGTGCCGCGGATGCCCCTGCCGAGCTCGAGACAGATCTTGGGCAGCTGCGTCGTCTTGCCCGAGCCGGTCTCGCCGGCGACGATCACCACCTGGTTGTCGGTGATGGCCTTGGCGATCTCACCTCGACGATCGGTGACCGGCAGATCGGGATACGTGATGGTCGGTACCGCGGCCAGCCGACTCGCGATCACGCCCTCCGCGGCCGCGATCTGTTCGGCGATCTTGTCCGGGTTGTCGCCCCGCAGATTCTTCAGCCGACGCTCCAGGCGCGCGGCGTCACGGATGGTCAGACCATCCAGACGATCACGCAGTTCGCGCTGCTGTTGGCCGGACACCAGTCCCAGGATAGGGGGTCCGCGGTCGGTCCTATGTGGCCGCCAGGAAGCTACCGCGACATCACGGGGTGAGCGGACCGCTGCCGGCCGAGCCCATCACCGCGCCGGCCAGCCGATGCTCCAGACCCTGGACGACGCGCAGCACGGTGGCCCGTTCCGCTTCGCTCAGACCGCCGACGGTCAACTCTTCGATGTCGCGCCACACCCCCTCGATCTGATCCCGCAATCCCCGGCTCGCGGGCGTCGCCTCGACCAGGTGCGCGCGCTTGTCCTCGGGGCTCGGGAAACGGCGCACGAATCCGGCATGCTCCAGCCGTTGGATCATGCGGGTCATCGTCGGCGCATCGGAGCTGGTGAGCCGAACCAGGTCGGTCTGGCGGAGCGGGCCGCGGTCCCAGAGGTACATCATCACCACTTCCTGACCCGGATAGAGCCCCAGCGGGCGCAGCAGCGTCGCGACGATCGTTCTCGTCACCCGGGTCAGTTGAAAGACCGCATGAGTGACGGGACCGCTGCGGGCCGCCGTGGGCGATGCCATCGCCTCGCACGTCTCCCGGCCGTCGTCGCTGTCCGTGGCCATCAGCGCACCCCCAGAAATCCATTGGTTGTCTAACCATCTTACTGCAGCCGCATGACAGGAAAAGCCCAGTTGGAATAAGGCTCCAGAAATTGCTTGTTCAAGCAAGTATCTAGAAAGGCGGCGCCATGATCACCACCCGCACCGGTACCGAGCTTCGTCGTTCCATCACACGCCTCGTGGCAGGAACCGCCATCGGGCTGTCGGCGCTGTCCATCGCACTGGCCGCGCCGGCGGCGGCGAAAGGTCCCCACCCGGGCCCGGTGATCGACCGCCCCGAGCCGACCAGTTCCGTCAGCGCACAGACCAATGCCGGCCGCACGTCGACCGCACCGATGACACCCGCCGGGCGCGCGGCACCCGGCGCCATCCCCCGGTCTCAGCCGGCGGTGTCCATCAACGCACAGCAGTACACCGGAGGCGCCGCTGATCCGGCCGCGAATCAGATCCGTAAGGCGGCCGGCTCGGCCGACGACCCGGCCGACACCGCCCGCCGCTCCGAGGTCCGCATGCCGAGCATGCCCGGCGGATTGACCGCCGCCGATGCCGGACGGTTGTTCGGAGGAATGGCCGCAGTCTCGTAACAGACTGCGCCGCAACGCCGTATCGGCGCGAGAGGCTAGCCCTTGTCGGGCGCCCAGTAGTCCAGCATCTCGGCGAAGGTCTCGAACGCCGGCTTGGAGACGCCGTACGCGGCTTCCAAGTGGATGCTGATCGGGAAGCCGAGCTCGCCGACACCGTCGATGACGCGCTTGTACAGGTCGAGCATCAATGCCCGCTTGGCCGCGGGCTCCTCGCCGGCCAGCCGCGAGACGAACTCCTGCTCGGCGGCGACCAGAGGGTTGCCCGGGTCCTGGATCAGCCAGTTGATCAGGCCGACCTTCGACTCCATCTTCGGGACGAATCCGAACGACAGCAGAATCTCGGGCCGGTGCTCGGTAGTCGCAGCGAACTCCTTCAGGAAGCCAACGATCGTGTCCGAGTACAGCAACTGGGTCATGCCGTAGGTGGCGCCCTGGTTGATCTTGAAGTTGAAGCGCCCCTGCTCGCCATCACGCGTCGGAATCAGGATGACGCCGCGGTTCGGCACCTGATCGCGGTAGATCGTCAACGCGTCGGTCGGTGCCACGCCGGCGCCCTCGCCGTCGCTCATGGTGCGCGGGACGCCGACGAACGCGATGCCGTCGAAGTCCGCCTCCTGCAGCACCGCCAGTCGCTTCGAGAGCGCGTCCTCGTCCAGGAACGACGTCACCTGCGTGCACAGCCCACGGATCCCCGGGAGCTCGGGCTTCATCAGCTGCCAGAAGTCGAGGACGTCCATCTTCGGCTTCATCTCGATGGGCCGGTCGCCGTCTTCCTCGATCATTCCGGGGATCATCACGTGCCGGATACGGCCCTCGAGACCGACGGCCGCGGCGTTGAGCAGCACCTTGTGCGCCTCGTCGACCGCAAACTGGGGACCGCGCTCGATATTGGGCGGGACCAGTTCGAAGGCGATGGTGTTCAGGGTCACGACTCTGCTCCGGATCTCAGGACTACATACGGGGCGCAGGCGTCTCTGACCGCTACGACCCGCAGGCCGTGTTTCCCGTGAAACCTCCACCCTACCGATGGCCTCCAGCAAAGAATCGGCCACGTCCGGCTTGCCAGCCGTGATAAACCCGTCCCGTGGCTGAACGCGTCAAGTTCCAGAGTTCCACCGGCCCCATGCTCGCCGGGATCATCGACCTCCCCGAAGGCACCCCGCGCGGCTGGGGCGTCTTCTCGCACGGCTTCACGCTCGGCAAGGACTCCCCTGCCGCGGCGCGCATCTGCAAGCAACTCGCGTCCGACGGCATCGGAATGCTCCGCTTCGACGCCATCGGGCTGGGCGACTCGGAAGGCCACTGGGGCGACGGGTCTTTCACCCACAAGACCAACGACGTCATCGAGGCGTGCAAGTTCATGTCCGACCGCGGCACGCCGTCGGCTCTGTTGGTGGGCCACTCGTTCGGCGGGGCGTCGGTACTCGCCGCGGCGCGGCAGGCGCCCGGGGTGCGCGCGGTGGCGACGGTCGCTGCGCCCATCGACCCGTCGCACGTCGAGAAGCAGTACGACGACATCCTCGACTGCGTGCTCGCCAACGGCAGTGCGCAGTGGATGGTCGGCGGCCGCGAACTGACCCTCAAGCGCGACTTCGTGGAGGACGTCCGCGCGGCCAAGCTGCACGCCAAGATCAAGGACCTGCACCTGCCGCTGTTGATCCTGCACTCCCCCACCGACAACACCGTGGGCATCGAGAACGCGAGTGAGATTTTCCGGACGGCCCGCCACCCGCGCAGCTTCGTCTCGCTGGAGGGCACCGAACACCTGCTCACCGGGCCGGGACAGGCCAAGCGTGCGGGACGGATCATCGGCGCCTGGGCCGACGCCTATCTGGGTCCGGACAAGGCGCGTCCGCGGTAACGCGACAACCCGCGCTTCAGTTACCGGCCGCCTTGTTGGCCTTCGCGATGGCCGCGGCGAGCTCCTCCAGTAGCGGCGGCACGTCCAATTCGGTCACCACGGCTTCGATGAAGACCAGATCATCTGGGTGGGCAGCCGCGTCGGCCAGTGCCGCGTCCAATTCGCCGCAGGTTGTCGCCCTGTGCGACAACGGGTTCCGGATACCCAGGGCAGCCGGGATGTCGCGCCACTGCCAGCCCACGATGTCGTTGTACGGCGCGGTGGGGCCGTGGATCGCGCGTTCGACGGTGTAGCCGTCGTTGTTCACCAGGATCACCACGGCGGGAACGCCCTCGCGGCCGAACTGGCCGAGTTCCTGGATCGTCAGCTGCGCGGCGCCGTCGCCGATGAGCAACACCGGACGACGGTCCGGCTCCGCCAGACCCGCACCGAGTGCGGCCGGCAGCGTATAGCCGATGGACGCCCACAACGGCTGGCCGATGAACGCCACACCGCTGGGCAGCCGGTGCCGGGCCATGCCGTAGTACGACGTGCCCTGCTCGGCCAGCACCACATTGCCCGGCGTAAGAGCACCACTGACCTTGTCCCACAGGGCCTTCTGGGTGAGCGGCTGATCCGGTTCGAGCACCGCGTCGGGCGCGTCGGGCACCGGCTGCGGTACGGCGGGCGACCTGGTGGG
Proteins encoded in this region:
- a CDS encoding CocE/NonD family hydrolase → MSDGISLRVDIHYPTDPATGEAAAGPFPVLLSMTPYGKKAPPPAAQIGGGATPYLIRRGYIEVMVDVRGTGVSGGSFEMLGPEQVQDGVDLVNWAATLPNSNGRVGMFGISYLAINQLMTAAAVGPGSPLKAIFPAMAANDFYRDVVTMGGVPHMRTVRAYGATYSLLNVINPALEFAHRGSHERPRAGGISAVRQRGRDQRSYFKSLIKDAIGGGDTAFDGTFWDTMRPADVVPKIAENGVAVFLVAGWHDAFQRGAPLNYAALQNTFAGRPADAAMTADQPVSDKFQLMAGPWYHVSDLDGQHLQALQLRWFNRWLKDDDTAAVIGAPVRFQAIGSPKWFHTNAYPFPEATPTRLYLGLGGGLHATSSADESTATLQYLSRGPVSGRSLEQWSLGMGSFMVSQTGRSVRYDQDNSRLQRDALTYTSEAFDTEQLLAGPVGLTIYATADRTETLWVAHLDDVSPDGVSRPLTQGALLGSHRALDPEASWLLPDGTVLRPQHISTKAAAEPVVPGELTRYDIEVFPTAALLAPGHRLRLTLTTYDFPHLVPTRPQRTALAGGTYRISQGGVHASHLVVPLADPATMAQP
- a CDS encoding sulfotransferase, producing the protein MMTMMAADCPLDADALHAKASADTGLDDFGATDYRERLEVLLGALRQIDGLNGPGVVNFYGQLLQLLKNRLLLTDLLKRHPEIHDIELLPPVVIVGLPRTGTTHLHNLLAAAGTFRTLPYWESMEPFPLASEAGIEPDPRRTRMDVAVNVMNIVMPHFPLMHEMTTDHVHEEIQLLANDFSTMYFETLADVPAWRDYYESHDQTPHYRHMVTQLKALQFLRGGRRWLLKSPQHLEQLPVLNAELPGVVGVFTHRDPVPVVLSMIAMLTYSARMHRSTVPVEYIASYWVQRLEHMLAGLVRDRDIIGRDRSIDIRFDDFMADDLGAAESVFALAEEQLSDTERAAMADYLAGHQRGRLGRVETSCEMFGLDPDDLKARFAPYTQRFLG
- a CDS encoding TetR/AcrR family transcriptional regulator, with translation MAKELGRPRDRRIDDAVLDATVQLLGEVGYAALSVDAIAKQAGTSKPAIYRRWPSKAHLVHEAAFPAGVATELPDTGSLEGDVRAMVRGTVAVLSTPAARAALPGLLGEMTADATLHNALLDRFADALGPGLHARLDAAAARGELRADVNATDLTEVITGIALLAALTRSAAPDDDWIDRNTTLILKGIGA
- a CDS encoding DUF1214 domain-containing protein is translated as MTESAAAWRELLDTLRELDTSFLEGPRAVTDDRQIADGYRMLATGLGVALDCYLFPEPGRPQFVAVNTPTRHDRRWGGDNTDAYYHMCPVDPERKYRIFGNKGDSVYLSLTAYNEPSPGAWSNRVVAIIRDSDIEFDDDGNFSFELGPLPDAAVFLTRDYQADPTTGRPVSWNIEALDPPEPFRHSDAATAAALRSSATWIRTLFAIMPMPVGTRAVDEASLGHETAHRANEFAAPYQVPDANFGWSARDACYSYGSFVLAEDEALVITHRPPACRFWNLVVWNQFMATPGASDARSSLNGYSAVPNSDGTVTVVLSRGTTAHPNSLTTLDYPQGNLAFRWFLTDQVPDRPEVQLVKIADAPTSPS
- the hrpA gene encoding ATP-dependent RNA helicase HrpA; translation: MSGQQQRELRDRLDGLTIRDAARLERRLKNLRGDNPDKIAEQIAAAEGVIASRLAAVPTITYPDLPVTDRRGEIAKAITDNQVVIVAGETGSGKTTQLPKICLELGRGIRGTIGHTQPRRLAARTVAQRIADETGTALGGAIGYTVRFTDQASDSTLVKLMTDGILLAEIQRDRRLLRYDTLILDEAHERSLNIDFLLGYLRELLPRRPDLKVIVTSATIEPERFAKHFYDAPIVEVSGRTYPVEIRYRPLEVPVAVDDSDDPDDPDHEIVRTEPRDQTEAIVDAVRELESEPAGDVLVFLSGERDIRDTAEALRDALSGDTFPTEILPLYARLPTADQQKVFTAKPGGPRRIVLATNVAETSLTVPGIRYVVDPGTARISRYSRRTKVQRLPIEPISQASAAQRSGRSGRTAPGVCIRLYSEEDFASRPRYTDPEILRTNLGAVILQMAALGLGDIEAFPFLDPPDARSIRDGIQLLQELGAFDAKGAITDVGRRLARLPLDPRVGRMILQADTEGCVREVLILAAALSIPDPRERPSDREEAARQKHARFADEHSDFISYLNLWNYLREQRNQLSGSAFRRMCRDEFLHYLRIREWQDLVGQLRSIAGDLGIRESGDDADPLRIHTALTAGLLSHVGLREGETRDYQGARNSRFVLAPGSVLTKKPPRWIVVADLVETSRLFGRIAARIEPETVERVAGDLLQRTFSEPHWDARRGAVMAFERVTLYGLPLVPRRRVGYAQVDPVVTRELFIRHALVEGDWQTRHHFFRDNTRLRTELEELEERARRRDLLAGDDEVYAFYDQRVPESAVSARHFDTWWKKQRHVTPDLLTMTRDDLLRTDTDADQPDTWQTGDLSLPLSYRFEPGAADDGVTVHVPVEVLARLGGDGFAWQVPALREELVTALIKSLPKDLRRNFVPAPDTARAVLPDLNPGDGSLLEELQRELRRRSGILVPIDAFDLSKIPDHLRVTFAVEKDGTEVARGKDLGALHDKLAGSVRQAVAGAVAGDLQRTGLKAWPDDLAELPRTVESSAGGHTVRGFPAFVDTGAAVDIRVFPTAAEQAAAMGPGLRRLLRLAAPSPVKAAERGLNPRARLSLSSNPDGSLAALLEDCADAAVRVLAPKPVWTAVDFTALRDTVAAKLVPTTLDVVGRVERVLTAAHAAQVALPDKPSALQADAVADIRAQLARLLPVGFVAATGVTHLADLTRYLTAIGRRLERLPQAPAADRERMDRVHAVEDAYNELRQALSPLRCQGDDVRDIARQIEELRVSLWAQQLGTPRPVSEQRIYRAIDAVVP
- a CDS encoding MarR family winged helix-turn-helix transcriptional regulator — its product is MATDSDDGRETCEAMASPTAARSGPVTHAVFQLTRVTRTIVATLLRPLGLYPGQEVVMMYLWDRGPLRQTDLVRLTSSDAPTMTRMIQRLEHAGFVRRFPSPEDKRAHLVEATPASRGLRDQIEGVWRDIEELTVGGLSEAERATVLRVVQGLEHRLAGAVMGSAGSGPLTP